In the genome of Granulibacter bethesdensis CGDNIH1, one region contains:
- a CDS encoding ABC transporter ATP-binding protein, whose protein sequence is MSTCEQNHPILSLEGIGLSFGRAVVLSDLSFTVGRQEIRAIIGPNGAGKSSLINIISGLYQPDHGMIRYDGVPYRRMRPERLAAQGVARTFQNLALFGALSVRENVLLGLRGVTRPDVKPASVLAEFFNLPHARRIRDRGREETDITLRQLGLWEIADRPAASLPYGLRKRVELARALVARPRLLLLDEPFAGMEAQDRHELAALIRHAHQERGGAILLIEHDIGLVLSFADRAVVLDYGRLIADGTPAEIRADPAVLAAYLGQRSHEAIQQERAI, encoded by the coding sequence ATGAGCACGTGCGAACAGAATCATCCCATTCTGTCGCTGGAAGGTATTGGCCTGAGCTTTGGCCGGGCGGTGGTGTTGTCCGATCTGTCCTTCACGGTCGGGCGACAGGAAATCCGGGCCATTATCGGACCAAATGGTGCGGGTAAAAGCTCGCTGATCAACATCATCAGCGGGTTGTATCAGCCTGATCATGGTATGATCCGCTATGATGGCGTGCCATACCGGCGCATGCGGCCGGAGCGTCTGGCAGCGCAGGGCGTGGCGCGCACTTTCCAGAATCTGGCCCTGTTCGGCGCGCTGAGCGTGCGGGAAAACGTGTTGCTCGGTTTGCGTGGAGTGACGCGGCCCGATGTGAAACCGGCCTCTGTTCTGGCGGAGTTTTTCAATCTGCCTCATGCACGGCGTATCCGCGACCGTGGCCGGGAGGAAACCGATATCACCCTGCGCCAGCTTGGCCTGTGGGAGATCGCGGATCGCCCCGCGGCCTCCCTGCCTTATGGGCTGCGTAAGCGGGTAGAACTGGCCCGCGCCCTGGTGGCCCGTCCGCGTCTGCTGCTGCTTGATGAACCGTTTGCGGGGATGGAAGCACAGGACCGGCATGAACTCGCTGCCCTGATCCGTCATGCGCATCAGGAGCGTGGCGGTGCTATTCTGTTGATCGAACATGATATCGGGCTGGTGCTGAGTTTCGCGGATCGGGCTGTGGTCTTGGATTACGGGCGGCTGATCGCGGACGGCACGCCTGCCGAGATCCGTGCCGATCCGGCTGTGCTGGCTGCCTATTTGGGGCAGCGCAGCCATGAGGCAATCCAACAGGAGAGGGCGATATGA
- a CDS encoding DegQ family serine endoprotease, whose amino-acid sequence MTYPTPLQTESHPADKALQRRSRCLRAGLALAAMIPLATGLVPGGLPLYPAMDAQAREAPASFADLAEKLLPGVVNISSTTTIARGPEGPGPDMPQFPPGSPFEKFFRDFMNRHPLPGQPHGGEEGAPRRAQSLGSGFIVDAKEGIVVTNNHVIDGADEITVILQDNTPLKAKVLGRDERLDIAVLQVTSPKDKPLTAVQFGDSDKERVGDWVLAIGNPFGLGGSVTAGIVSARGRDIHQGPYDDFIQTDAAINRGNSGGPLFNMDGQVIGINTAIYSPSGGSIGIGFAIPSKLAQNVVDQIRKFGRARRGWLGVRIQQVTPEIAESLGLKETNGAMIAGVNEGGPADKAHLQNGDIILKFNNQDVKDMHSLPRIVAETPIDETVPVVVWRGGKRVTLDARVGEMPDDVKQAAAEKAKPGSHDSAQLVIRELGVTVAALSPEVREHFNLQGDQKGVVIANIASGSAAEQRGLKPGDIIVEVQQEPVAAPKDITQRLEAVRKQGRKSVLLLIQGQDGLRWVPLPLS is encoded by the coding sequence ATGACTTATCCTACCCCCCTACAGACCGAATCGCATCCAGCCGACAAGGCATTGCAGCGCCGGAGCCGTTGCCTGCGGGCAGGGCTGGCTCTGGCGGCGATGATCCCGCTGGCAACAGGGCTGGTTCCGGGCGGTTTGCCGCTTTATCCCGCCATGGATGCACAGGCGCGCGAAGCACCCGCCAGCTTTGCCGATCTGGCTGAAAAGCTGCTTCCGGGGGTGGTCAATATTTCCTCCACCACGACCATTGCCCGTGGGCCGGAAGGCCCGGGACCAGATATGCCGCAATTCCCCCCGGGATCCCCGTTCGAGAAATTCTTCCGCGACTTTATGAATCGCCATCCCCTTCCCGGCCAGCCACATGGTGGAGAAGAAGGAGCACCGCGCCGGGCGCAAAGCCTCGGTTCCGGTTTCATCGTCGATGCGAAGGAGGGAATCGTCGTCACGAATAATCATGTGATCGACGGGGCGGACGAAATCACCGTCATCCTTCAGGACAATACCCCGCTCAAAGCGAAAGTGCTGGGCCGGGATGAACGGCTCGACATTGCTGTCTTGCAGGTGACGTCGCCCAAGGACAAGCCGCTGACCGCCGTACAGTTCGGCGATAGCGACAAGGAGCGCGTGGGGGACTGGGTGCTGGCGATCGGTAACCCGTTTGGTCTGGGGGGATCCGTCACCGCTGGTATCGTTTCGGCGCGCGGGCGCGATATCCATCAGGGGCCGTATGATGATTTCATCCAGACGGACGCCGCCATCAATCGCGGCAATTCCGGTGGTCCGCTGTTCAACATGGATGGGCAGGTGATCGGCATTAACACCGCCATTTATTCGCCCTCCGGCGGTTCCATTGGTATCGGCTTTGCTATTCCCTCGAAGCTGGCACAAAACGTGGTGGATCAGATCCGCAAATTCGGTCGTGCCCGGCGTGGGTGGCTGGGGGTGCGGATTCAGCAGGTCACGCCGGAAATTGCTGAAAGTCTCGGGCTGAAGGAAACCAACGGCGCCATGATTGCGGGCGTAAATGAGGGCGGTCCAGCGGACAAGGCCCATCTTCAGAACGGCGACATCATCCTGAAATTCAACAATCAGGATGTAAAGGATATGCATTCCTTGCCACGTATTGTGGCGGAAACCCCGATCGACGAGACCGTGCCGGTGGTGGTATGGCGCGGCGGCAAGCGGGTCACGCTGGATGCCCGCGTCGGTGAAATGCCGGATGATGTCAAACAGGCTGCCGCGGAAAAGGCCAAACCCGGCAGTCATGACAGCGCCCAGCTTGTTATCAGGGAACTCGGCGTGACGGTTGCGGCCCTGTCGCCGGAGGTGCGGGAGCATTTCAATCTGCAGGGTGATCAGAAGGGCGTGGTGATCGCCAACATTGCTTCCGGTTCGGCAGCGGAGCAACGGGGCCTGAAACCGGGCGATATCATTGTCGAGGTGCAGCAGGAACCGGTGGCTGCACCGAAGGATATCACCCAGCGTCTGGAAGCCGTGCGTAAACAGGGCCGTAAATCCGTTCTTCTGTTGATTCAGGGACAGGACGGTCTTCGCTGGGTACCGCTGCCGCTCAGCTGA
- a CDS encoding carbohydrate porin, with protein sequence MSFQRVRDRVRASSRLAVTLPPVALGCVLMAGPAMAQSSGTTRLPGSAISDAPNPRVVPGLIKPIQTKEIRNDEGPLGPLARTLLKRGISFHVSLFDFFSSNPSVGQDTGNTVNSTYLLTGADFDLDKILGIHHARLHFEETFFGLRANNIEATKQFSDSSTGYQTTYNLRSEQLSTLTYEQTFFNDRLNIELGRTHPNRFFALPTCQTLNSCYNNILYHNAGYISPLYSMWGGRVSYALTPTTYIEAGSFAAHPDANAHSGWDWGQEPNPGALTLVEIGHKTGYETQLYPGRYSLTGFYNSSSHPDNDTTAYGRSRGLNPGDPVRNQHGTQGIVINTEQVVWRADGGHPDADSLRPSKSNPAAISLYSGLGYSFDSTVPFQSDLFVGANLHAPFASRPYDRFGVKLRWVRMNGSFARYLAEANAEAGGSGAGFSRDKAIFEINAHVQVFSAIALEPVVQYVLNPDSYYNPYSARRPRDGWYVGAALIVPVGAILGLKPL encoded by the coding sequence ATGTCATTCCAACGGGTACGTGATCGCGTACGCGCCAGCTCCCGCCTTGCCGTAACGCTGCCACCGGTCGCTCTTGGGTGTGTATTGATGGCCGGACCCGCCATGGCGCAAAGCTCCGGGACCACCAGATTACCCGGTTCCGCCATCTCTGATGCTCCCAACCCACGTGTGGTGCCGGGTCTGATCAAGCCGATCCAGACCAAAGAGATCAGGAATGATGAAGGTCCGCTGGGACCGCTGGCCCGCACTCTGCTGAAGCGTGGTATTTCCTTCCACGTCTCCCTGTTCGATTTCTTCAGCTCCAACCCGAGTGTTGGTCAGGATACCGGCAATACGGTCAATTCTACTTACCTGCTGACAGGTGCGGATTTCGACCTCGACAAAATTCTGGGCATCCACCATGCAAGGCTGCATTTCGAGGAAACATTTTTTGGCCTCCGTGCGAATAATATAGAGGCCACAAAGCAGTTTTCAGATAGTAGCACAGGATATCAGACCACCTATAACCTGCGTTCTGAACAGTTATCGACACTGACTTATGAGCAGACGTTTTTCAATGACCGTCTGAACATCGAGCTGGGGCGTACGCATCCGAACCGCTTCTTTGCCTTGCCGACCTGTCAGACACTGAACAGCTGCTACAACAATATTCTCTATCACAATGCCGGGTATATCTCGCCGCTTTATTCAATGTGGGGTGGTCGCGTCAGTTATGCACTGACACCCACCACTTATATCGAGGCAGGATCATTTGCGGCCCATCCGGATGCCAATGCCCATAGCGGCTGGGATTGGGGGCAGGAGCCTAATCCGGGTGCGCTGACATTGGTCGAGATCGGCCACAAGACCGGATATGAGACGCAATTATATCCCGGTCGATATTCTCTGACCGGTTTTTATAATTCCAGTTCTCATCCGGATAATGACACGACTGCTTATGGACGGTCTCGGGGGCTCAATCCGGGCGATCCGGTGCGTAATCAGCATGGCACGCAGGGAATTGTCATCAACACCGAACAGGTTGTGTGGCGTGCGGATGGTGGACATCCGGATGCTGACAGCCTGCGTCCTTCAAAATCCAATCCTGCAGCGATTTCGCTGTACAGTGGATTGGGATATTCCTTTGATTCAACAGTACCTTTTCAGTCCGATTTGTTTGTGGGTGCCAATCTGCACGCACCTTTCGCATCACGGCCTTATGACCGTTTTGGCGTCAAGTTGCGCTGGGTGCGGATGAACGGCAGCTTTGCCCGCTATCTGGCGGAGGCAAATGCGGAGGCTGGCGGATCAGGAGCCGGTTTTTCTCGTGATAAGGCGATTTTCGAAATCAACGCTCATGTACAAGTGTTTTCGGCCATCGCGCTGGAGCCGGTGGTGCAATATGTGCTCAATCCTGACAGCTATTATAATCCTTATTCGGCCCGACGCCCGCGGGATGGGTGGTATGTCGGTGCTGCCCTGATCGTTCCGGTCGGCGCTATACTGGGGCTGAAGCCGCTATGA